The following are from one region of the Actinopolyspora halophila DSM 43834 genome:
- a CDS encoding Bug family tripartite tricarboxylate transporter substrate binding protein, giving the protein MTGRLILRVAAAVLGVVVVGAGLADAHTKASSGTGPRDKLHLIAPADPGGGWDSVAREIQSAVDAHGLSRTTEVLNVPGAGGTIGLSQLANQSGQDNKLMMTGAVMTGSIQTTDSQVTLDDATPIARLADDYEAVVVPADSPFHTVQDLINAWRKSPSSVAVGGGSAGGTDHLFAGMLLREAGVDISKLNYIAYSGGGEVVTGLLDGGLDVGVSSYQDFAGQIEAGNLRALGISSENRLDGIDIPTFVEQGVDATLANWRGVIAPPGITPEQRAELEKIVERVHGTDQWQQAVHRNGWQDTFQTGAEFERFLESETARIKGISEELGLS; this is encoded by the coding sequence ATGACAGGACGACTGATCCTCCGCGTGGCCGCCGCGGTCCTGGGTGTGGTCGTGGTGGGTGCCGGACTGGCCGACGCCCATACGAAAGCCTCCAGCGGAACCGGCCCACGGGACAAATTGCATCTGATCGCTCCGGCCGACCCCGGTGGTGGCTGGGACAGTGTGGCGCGCGAGATCCAGAGCGCGGTGGACGCGCACGGACTCTCCCGCACCACCGAGGTACTCAATGTCCCCGGAGCGGGCGGCACCATCGGTCTCTCCCAGCTGGCCAACCAATCGGGCCAGGACAACAAGCTGATGATGACCGGGGCCGTCATGACCGGTTCCATCCAGACGACCGATTCGCAGGTGACCCTCGACGACGCCACTCCAATCGCCCGGCTGGCCGACGACTACGAGGCCGTGGTCGTACCGGCCGACTCGCCGTTCCACACGGTGCAGGATCTCATCAACGCCTGGCGGAAGTCCCCGAGCTCGGTGGCGGTCGGTGGTGGCTCCGCCGGTGGGACCGACCACCTGTTCGCAGGAATGCTGCTGCGGGAAGCCGGGGTCGACATATCGAAGCTGAACTACATCGCCTACTCCGGTGGCGGCGAAGTGGTGACCGGTCTGCTCGACGGCGGGCTCGACGTCGGGGTGTCCAGCTACCAGGATTTCGCCGGACAGATCGAGGCCGGGAACCTGCGGGCACTCGGCATCTCCTCGGAGAACCGACTGGACGGCATCGACATTCCCACCTTCGTGGAGCAGGGCGTGGACGCGACGCTGGCCAACTGGCGCGGTGTGATCGCACCTCCGGGGATCACCCCCGAACAGCGCGCCGAGCTGGAGAAGATCGTCGAGCGGGTGCACGGCACCGATCAGTGGCAGCAGGCGGTGCACCGCAACGGGTGGCAGGACACCTTCCAGACGGGAGCCGAGTTCGAGAGGTTCCTCGAATCCGAGACCGCACGCATCAAGGGGATCAGTGAGGAGCTCGGGCTGTCATGA
- a CDS encoding tripartite tricarboxylate transporter permease, whose protein sequence is METLSLLGGGFAEAVTPLNLLLCLTGVILGTVVGVLPGLGTAMAIALLVPVTFQLDPTGAFIMFAGVYFGGQFGGATTAILLNTPGQSSSMATAFEGFLMAKNRRAPQALATAVLGSFLSSIVAVTLVVFFSPLMVNLAVGFGPPEYFALTVLAFLATSAVVTGDMLRGLSSLGIGLAVAMVGIDEQSGAVRFTLGSTQLLDGISVVVVTVGLLAIGEVLHVASRSRRAPATETVASGRPWLSRRDLGRSWRPWLRGTALGVPFGVIPAGGAEIPTFLSYGAEKSLSRRRGDDEFDRGAIEGVAGPEAANNATTATSLVPLLGLGLPTSATAAIMLGAFQQYGMRPGPLLFTQESELVWALLASLFIGSAMLLVLNLPFAPVWAKLLRIPRNYLYAGIVVFATLGVYTTRSSVFDVLLLYVIGALGFLLRRYGFPIAPVLIGVILGPLAETSLRRAMAMSQGDVGVLVDSPFAVALYSILVLAVVVSLVLRARNRRRAA, encoded by the coding sequence GTGGAAACATTGTCCTTGCTGGGCGGGGGTTTCGCCGAAGCGGTGACCCCGCTGAACCTGCTGCTGTGCCTGACCGGGGTGATACTCGGCACCGTCGTGGGCGTGCTGCCGGGGCTGGGCACGGCCATGGCGATCGCGCTGCTCGTCCCGGTCACCTTCCAACTCGACCCCACCGGCGCGTTCATCATGTTCGCCGGGGTCTACTTCGGAGGGCAGTTCGGCGGCGCCACGACCGCGATCCTGCTCAACACCCCCGGGCAGAGCTCCTCGATGGCCACGGCCTTCGAGGGTTTCCTGATGGCGAAGAACCGGCGTGCTCCCCAGGCGCTGGCCACCGCAGTGCTCGGTTCCTTCCTCTCGAGCATCGTCGCGGTGACCCTGGTGGTGTTCTTCTCCCCGCTGATGGTGAACCTGGCCGTCGGTTTCGGTCCTCCCGAGTACTTCGCGTTGACCGTGCTGGCCTTCCTGGCAACCTCGGCCGTGGTGACCGGTGACATGCTGCGTGGACTGAGCTCGCTCGGCATCGGGCTCGCCGTTGCGATGGTCGGCATCGACGAGCAGAGCGGGGCCGTGCGGTTCACGTTGGGCAGCACCCAGCTGCTGGACGGGATCAGCGTCGTGGTCGTCACGGTGGGGCTGCTGGCCATCGGGGAGGTGCTGCACGTCGCGTCGCGTTCCCGGCGCGCACCGGCCACCGAAACCGTGGCCTCGGGACGCCCGTGGCTGAGCAGGCGTGATCTGGGACGCTCCTGGCGTCCCTGGCTGCGCGGTACCGCGCTCGGGGTCCCCTTCGGGGTGATCCCGGCGGGCGGGGCCGAAATTCCCACCTTCCTGTCCTACGGCGCCGAGAAGAGCCTCTCCAGGAGGCGTGGCGACGACGAGTTCGACCGCGGTGCCATCGAAGGGGTCGCCGGTCCGGAGGCGGCGAACAACGCGACGACGGCGACCTCGCTGGTGCCGTTGCTCGGGCTGGGCCTGCCCACCTCGGCCACCGCGGCGATCATGCTCGGCGCGTTCCAGCAGTACGGGATGCGCCCGGGGCCGCTGTTGTTCACGCAGGAGTCCGAGCTGGTCTGGGCGCTGCTGGCCAGTCTGTTCATCGGCAGCGCGATGCTGCTGGTGCTGAACCTGCCGTTCGCCCCCGTCTGGGCGAAGCTGCTGCGCATTCCGCGCAACTATCTCTACGCGGGGATCGTGGTGTTCGCGACTCTCGGGGTCTACACCACCAGGTCGTCGGTGTTCGACGTGCTGCTGTTGTACGTGATCGGTGCACTGGGTTTCCTGCTGCGTCGTTACGGCTTCCCGATCGCTCCGGTGCTCATCGGGGTCATCCTCGGACCGTTGGCCGAGACGTCGTTGCGCCGTGCGATGGCGATGAGCCAGGGTGATGTGGGAGTGCTCGTGGACAGTCCTTTCGCGGTGGCGCTCTACTCGATCCTGGTGCTGGCCGTGGTGGTCTCGCTCGTGCTGCGCGCGCGCAACCGACGCCGAGCGGCCTGA
- a CDS encoding DUF3817 domain-containing protein, translating to MKPSVLLAGYRVMAYVTAVLLIALCVAMVGKYGWPSGTDVQHVGEAATTAIGIAHGWLYMVYLVLALLITRLLRVPVGPMLLVLLAGTIPFGAFFAERRVVQWFRTWNAAKSGPGAGAAEQTGSAHS from the coding sequence GTGAAGCCGAGTGTTCTGCTGGCCGGTTACCGGGTGATGGCGTACGTGACGGCCGTGCTGCTGATCGCGTTGTGCGTGGCCATGGTGGGTAAGTACGGCTGGCCGAGTGGTACCGACGTTCAGCACGTCGGTGAGGCAGCCACTACCGCGATCGGTATCGCCCACGGATGGTTGTACATGGTCTATCTGGTGCTGGCCCTGCTGATCACCCGGTTGCTGCGGGTTCCGGTCGGTCCGATGCTGTTGGTCCTGTTGGCCGGGACGATCCCCTTCGGCGCCTTCTTCGCCGAGCGCAGGGTGGTCCAGTGGTTCCGCACGTGGAACGCAGCGAAGTCCGGTCCCGGTGCAGGGGCCGCCGAGCAGACCGGGTCGGCACACTCATGA
- a CDS encoding heme o synthase: protein MTTTKQSVQGETTSGRAGVRGLLGAYLSLTKPRVIEQLLVTTIPAMFLAERGIPSLWLVLITLVGGTMAAGSANALNCVVDSDIDAVMDRTKSRPLVSYRISRGHALVFSIALSVLSFAVLWAGANVLAAALALSATLFYVFVYTLLLKRRTAQNIVWGGAAGCMPVLVGWAAVANTVEWPALVMFAVVFLWTPPHFWSLAMKYREDYERAAVPMLPVVATPRQVSVRILAYSWATVASTLLLIPVTSWIYVAWAVIVGVTFLVMAHRLHSGISRGHEVNPMKLFHLSNSYLTGLFLAIAVDAAVGLPVLA from the coding sequence ATGACAACCACGAAGCAATCCGTCCAGGGCGAGACGACGTCGGGCAGAGCGGGAGTCCGCGGCCTGCTCGGTGCCTACCTCTCGCTGACCAAACCGCGCGTCATCGAGCAGCTGCTGGTGACCACGATCCCGGCGATGTTCCTCGCCGAACGAGGGATCCCCTCGCTCTGGCTGGTGCTGATCACCCTGGTCGGCGGGACCATGGCAGCGGGCAGCGCCAACGCGCTGAACTGCGTGGTCGATTCCGACATCGACGCGGTCATGGACCGGACCAAGTCGCGCCCCCTGGTCAGTTACCGCATTTCGCGTGGACACGCGCTCGTGTTCAGCATCGCTCTCAGCGTGCTGTCCTTCGCCGTTCTCTGGGCGGGAGCCAACGTGCTGGCGGCGGCTCTGGCCTTGTCGGCCACGCTGTTCTACGTCTTCGTGTACACCCTGCTGCTCAAGCGGCGCACCGCGCAGAACATCGTCTGGGGCGGTGCTGCCGGGTGCATGCCGGTGCTGGTCGGCTGGGCCGCCGTGGCGAACACGGTGGAATGGCCCGCTCTGGTGATGTTCGCGGTGGTCTTCCTGTGGACCCCGCCGCACTTCTGGTCCCTGGCGATGAAGTACCGCGAGGACTACGAACGTGCCGCCGTGCCGATGTTGCCCGTCGTGGCCACCCCGCGTCAGGTGTCCGTGCGGATCCTCGCCTATTCGTGGGCGACGGTGGCCAGCACGCTGTTGCTGATCCCGGTGACCAGCTGGATCTACGTCGCCTGGGCGGTGATCGTCGGAGTCACCTTCCTGGTCATGGCTCACCGGCTGCACAGCGGGATAAGCCGGGGGCACGAGGTCAATCCGATGAAGCTGTTCCACCTGTCGAACAGTTATCTCACCGGGTTGTTCCTGGCCATCGCGGTCGACGCCGCGGTGGGGCTGCCGGTACTGGCCTGA
- a CDS encoding MBL fold metallo-hydrolase has protein sequence MPNESSALTVLGSCGGWPEPGRACSGFLLESAGARVVVDLGYGTLPRLLSLLDEPAADGLDAVVITHEHPDHMVDLHGLFRARWFGRRGAPLLPLYAPSGVFDRLKSFEDGTDEALSRVFEPWPLPAGPYRCGPFRLDSIALPHFVPNAGVRLAAPGTTVAYTGDTGPDPAVVELANGADLFVAEATDRHQQPGVAGSDSDRRCDLTAREAAALAARARAERLLLTHFWPGNDRETSRAEAAEVFPGETLVAGEGMRIPLS, from the coding sequence ATTCCGAACGAGAGTTCCGCGCTGACGGTGTTGGGCAGCTGCGGCGGATGGCCGGAACCCGGCCGTGCGTGCAGCGGTTTCCTGCTGGAGTCCGCCGGAGCCCGTGTGGTCGTCGACCTGGGTTACGGAACCCTGCCCCGGCTGCTCTCGTTGCTGGACGAGCCGGCCGCCGACGGGTTGGACGCCGTGGTGATCACCCACGAGCACCCGGACCACATGGTCGACCTGCACGGTCTGTTCCGCGCACGGTGGTTCGGAAGGCGCGGGGCTCCGTTGCTGCCGCTGTACGCCCCGAGCGGGGTGTTCGACAGGCTGAAGTCCTTCGAGGACGGAACGGACGAAGCGCTGAGCCGCGTGTTCGAGCCGTGGCCGCTGCCGGCGGGGCCGTACCGCTGCGGTCCTTTTCGACTCGACTCGATCGCTCTGCCGCACTTCGTGCCCAACGCGGGCGTACGATTGGCCGCCCCGGGGACGACCGTCGCCTACACCGGTGACACCGGCCCGGATCCCGCCGTCGTGGAGTTGGCCAACGGGGCGGACCTGTTCGTCGCAGAGGCCACCGATCGCCACCAGCAGCCCGGTGTAGCGGGGTCCGACTCGGACCGTCGTTGTGATCTGACGGCCCGCGAAGCCGCCGCGCTGGCCGCACGGGCGCGTGCGGAGCGGTTGCTGCTAACGCACTTCTGGCCGGGCAATGACCGCGAGACCAGCCGCGCCGAAGCGGCCGAGGTCTTTCCCGGGGAAACCCTGGTCGCCGGGGAAGGAATGCGGATCCCCTTGTCCTGA
- a CDS encoding tripartite tricarboxylate transporter TctB family protein, producing the protein MSTSVHQTTPAGENPARDSGARSFWTGRSELFVGVFVIALGGFLLIRSAMMDVPSSVSFLGPRFFPVVVGTLLTVLGVALSARMLLPRRTATADEAGGGDGSAASSVESDSGEAGARSDWKPLLLTGATLAAHLALLQTAGWVIAGALLFWGVSCALGSGHKLRDLGISFVVSAAVQLAFSAGLGLPLPSGVLVGVF; encoded by the coding sequence ATGAGCACATCGGTGCACCAAACCACCCCGGCGGGGGAAAACCCGGCCCGGGACAGCGGCGCGCGGTCCTTCTGGACCGGACGCAGTGAGCTTTTCGTCGGTGTCTTCGTGATCGCGCTGGGCGGATTCCTGCTGATCCGCTCGGCGATGATGGACGTTCCCTCCTCGGTGAGCTTTCTCGGCCCGCGGTTCTTTCCCGTCGTGGTCGGCACGCTGCTGACCGTGCTGGGAGTGGCGCTGTCCGCGCGGATGCTGCTGCCCCGCCGCACTGCCACCGCCGACGAGGCGGGCGGCGGGGACGGTTCCGCCGCGTCCTCGGTCGAGTCCGACTCCGGGGAGGCCGGAGCGCGCAGCGACTGGAAACCGCTGCTGCTGACCGGCGCGACCTTGGCCGCGCACCTGGCGCTGTTGCAGACGGCGGGGTGGGTCATCGCGGGCGCCCTGCTGTTCTGGGGCGTCTCCTGCGCGCTCGGAAGCGGGCACAAGTTGCGCGACCTCGGCATCTCCTTCGTCGTCTCGGCCGCGGTGCAGCTGGCCTTCTCCGCGGGGCTCGGCCTGCCGCTTCCCTCCGGTGTCCTGGTTGGGGTGTTCTGA
- a CDS encoding MFS transporter, translating into MAGSTTTQSGRVALASLIGTTIEWYDFFIYGTAASLVFNELFFPAFDPLVGALAAFASFAIGFLARPLGGVVFSHFGDRLGRKPMLIWSLMLMGVATLLIGTLPAYGSIGVWAPVLLVLLRFAQGIGVGGEWGGAALMAVEHAPDKRRGFYGAWPQVGVPAGLLLGNTTFSLVSANVTDEQFMAWGWRIPFLMSAVLIVLGLFIRLKISESPVFERVMRTKEKSRIPVVEALRSHPRTILLATGTFLGTHATFYITSTWLVFYTTEEGLFERTTVLNANSLLSFVDIPFMLAFGLLSDYLGRRRMMISGMAVMALFALPYMLLVDSGSIVLYLLGGMVLQLCRTSVYGPQSAYYSELFSTRLRYSGISISYQLASILGGGIAPMICTGLYAATGSPVAIAGYMAVLAVISCGSAYLLTETYKRDLAEPEPAREVDSEPTASG; encoded by the coding sequence ATGGCCGGTTCGACGACCACGCAGTCCGGAAGAGTGGCCCTGGCCAGTCTGATCGGTACGACGATCGAGTGGTACGACTTCTTCATCTACGGCACCGCCGCCTCGCTGGTGTTCAACGAACTCTTCTTTCCCGCCTTCGACCCGCTGGTCGGCGCCCTGGCGGCCTTCGCCTCGTTCGCCATCGGGTTCCTGGCCCGCCCGCTGGGCGGAGTGGTCTTCTCACACTTCGGAGACCGGCTGGGACGCAAACCGATGCTGATCTGGTCCCTGATGCTGATGGGCGTGGCCACGCTGCTGATCGGCACGCTGCCCGCCTACGGCTCCATCGGGGTATGGGCTCCCGTGCTGCTGGTGCTGCTGCGATTCGCCCAGGGGATCGGAGTCGGAGGCGAGTGGGGCGGGGCGGCGCTGATGGCCGTCGAGCACGCCCCCGACAAGCGACGGGGCTTCTACGGGGCCTGGCCGCAGGTCGGCGTTCCCGCCGGTCTGCTGCTGGGCAACACGACGTTCTCGCTGGTTTCGGCCAATGTGACCGACGAGCAGTTCATGGCCTGGGGCTGGCGGATTCCGTTCCTGATGAGCGCGGTACTCATCGTGCTCGGGCTGTTCATCCGACTCAAGATCAGCGAGAGCCCGGTGTTCGAACGTGTGATGCGCACCAAGGAGAAGTCCCGCATCCCCGTCGTCGAAGCGCTGCGCTCGCACCCGAGGACGATCCTGCTCGCCACGGGCACCTTCCTCGGGACCCACGCCACCTTCTACATAACGAGCACCTGGCTGGTCTTCTACACCACCGAGGAGGGCCTGTTCGAACGGACCACCGTGCTCAACGCCAACTCGCTGCTGAGCTTCGTGGACATACCGTTCATGCTCGCCTTCGGACTGCTCTCGGACTACCTGGGCAGGCGTCGCATGATGATCAGCGGCATGGCGGTCATGGCGCTGTTCGCCCTCCCCTACATGCTGCTGGTGGACAGCGGATCCATCGTGCTGTACCTGCTCGGCGGCATGGTGCTGCAGCTGTGCCGGACCTCGGTGTACGGGCCGCAGTCGGCCTACTACTCCGAACTGTTCTCCACGCGACTGCGCTACAGCGGTATCTCCATCAGCTATCAGCTGGCCTCGATCCTCGGGGGAGGTATCGCTCCGATGATCTGCACGGGCCTGTACGCGGCCACCGGATCCCCAGTGGCGATCGCCGGGTACATGGCGGTGCTGGCCGTGATCTCGTGCGGATCGGCGTACCTGCTGACCGAGACGTACAAGCGCGATCTCGCAGAACCGGAGCCCGCACGGGAGGTCGACAGCGAACCCACCGCCTCCGGCTGA
- a CDS encoding LLM class flavin-dependent oxidoreductase produces the protein MDSVANPDRTSLGDTPDGEITARIAGVARGRSPVPLSVLDLAPVSVDTDASEALLTSTELAKATERWGFHRYWVAEHHGMPGIASSSPAVLLAHLASATSSLRLGSGGVMLPNHAPLVVAEQFGMLEALHPGRFDLGLGRAPGTDQGTARALRRTSGPPSADEFPQQLGELLGFLRDELPIDHPHVDVHAVPRETQPVVWLLGSSDYGAGLAASLGLPFSFAHHFASSNTVPALELYRDSFQPSGVLDRPYAMVGAQVIAADTHEQALHLARPIALSMLRLRSGDPGRLPTPEEAASHELTEREQAFIDNWLAEAIYGTPETVREELDALGERTGADEIMITANIADRKAKLRSYELIAEAYRLPGT, from the coding sequence ATGGATTCCGTCGCTAACCCGGACCGCACCTCGCTGGGCGACACCCCGGACGGGGAGATCACGGCGCGGATCGCGGGAGTCGCCCGTGGCCGGTCGCCCGTTCCGCTCTCGGTGCTCGACCTCGCCCCGGTTTCGGTGGACACCGACGCCTCCGAGGCGTTGCTCACCTCCACGGAACTGGCCAAGGCCACCGAGCGATGGGGGTTCCACCGCTACTGGGTCGCCGAACACCACGGGATGCCCGGCATCGCCAGCTCCTCACCCGCCGTGCTGCTCGCCCACCTGGCGTCGGCGACCAGCTCGCTGCGGCTCGGCTCCGGCGGCGTGATGCTGCCCAACCACGCGCCACTGGTCGTGGCCGAGCAGTTCGGGATGCTCGAAGCGCTGCACCCGGGCAGGTTCGACCTCGGCCTCGGACGGGCTCCCGGGACCGACCAGGGAACCGCGCGGGCGCTGCGCCGCACCAGCGGCCCGCCGTCCGCGGACGAGTTCCCCCAGCAGCTGGGTGAACTGCTGGGATTTCTCCGGGACGAGCTACCCATCGATCACCCCCACGTGGATGTGCACGCGGTCCCGCGGGAGACCCAGCCCGTCGTCTGGCTGCTCGGTTCCAGCGACTACGGCGCCGGGCTCGCGGCCTCGCTCGGACTGCCGTTCTCGTTCGCGCACCACTTCGCGTCCTCGAACACGGTCCCGGCCCTGGAGCTCTACCGGGACTCCTTCCAGCCGTCGGGCGTGCTCGACCGTCCGTACGCGATGGTCGGTGCCCAGGTCATCGCGGCGGACACGCACGAACAGGCCCTGCACCTGGCCCGTCCGATCGCGCTGAGCATGTTGCGGCTCCGTTCCGGCGATCCCGGGAGGTTGCCGACCCCCGAGGAGGCGGCCTCCCACGAGCTCACCGAGCGTGAGCAGGCGTTCATCGACAACTGGCTGGCCGAGGCCATCTACGGCACCCCCGAGACCGTGCGGGAGGAGCTGGACGCGCTCGGGGAGCGAACCGGGGCGGACGAAATCATGATCACGGCGAACATCGCCGACCGGAAGGCGAAGCTGCGTTCCTACGAGCTGATCGCCGAGGCCTACCGCCTGCCGGGGACGTAG
- a CDS encoding Acg family FMN-binding oxidoreductase, translating into MSPRRSHRRRAGTATERQEWPPENLRSMEQSVGRAPSVHNTQPWSLVFGGRTASLYERSAVSLEQHDPEGRDRRISCGTALTNLFLAVRAAGWEAELRRGPSVEEPELVGAVTGTGRRESSVLEGQRFRAITRRSSHRRPFHEQGLAHVAREALLAAGGSSGVGARWVTGSAEARYVAELLGYAARVHKKDRHYQRELAMWMIDRSGRGSGTGSDFDGDDLVGEGVPGVGLTTSGTRLPEEGRLAEWIAAESVMVLCTDSDESSDHFRTGEALELAWLTATSLGLVASVITQPLHLAEVRRGLRERLGLVGEPHVLARFGHPAPVPGQRRG; encoded by the coding sequence ATGAGTCCGCGAAGATCGCACCGGCGAAGAGCCGGGACCGCCACCGAGAGGCAGGAGTGGCCTCCCGAGAACCTCCGAAGCATGGAGCAGTCCGTGGGGCGCGCACCGTCGGTGCACAACACGCAACCGTGGTCGCTGGTCTTCGGAGGGCGCACGGCGAGCCTGTACGAGCGGTCGGCGGTCTCCCTGGAGCAGCACGATCCCGAGGGAAGGGACCGGAGGATCTCCTGCGGGACCGCCTTGACGAACCTGTTCCTCGCCGTGCGCGCGGCAGGATGGGAGGCCGAGCTGCGTCGCGGACCGAGCGTGGAGGAACCGGAACTCGTGGGGGCCGTCACCGGGACCGGCCGTCGGGAGTCCTCCGTGCTGGAAGGTCAGCGCTTCAGGGCCATCACACGGCGTAGCAGCCATCGGCGTCCCTTCCACGAACAGGGACTCGCGCACGTCGCCAGGGAGGCCCTGCTCGCGGCGGGTGGTTCCTCCGGGGTGGGCGCCCGCTGGGTTACGGGCTCTGCGGAGGCGCGGTACGTGGCGGAGCTGCTCGGGTACGCGGCACGGGTCCACAAGAAGGACCGCCACTACCAGCGCGAGCTGGCGATGTGGATGATCGACAGGTCCGGTCGGGGGAGTGGGACCGGGAGCGACTTCGACGGGGACGACCTGGTCGGGGAGGGGGTCCCCGGAGTCGGGCTGACCACTTCGGGCACCCGGTTGCCCGAGGAGGGCCGACTCGCCGAGTGGATAGCGGCGGAGTCGGTCATGGTGCTGTGCACCGACTCCGACGAGTCGTCCGACCACTTCCGAACAGGGGAGGCACTGGAACTGGCCTGGTTGACGGCAACCAGCCTGGGACTGGTGGCCTCGGTCATCACCCAGCCGCTGCACCTGGCCGAGGTTCGGCGGGGACTGCGTGAACGCCTCGGTCTCGTGGGAGAACCGCACGTGCTGGCCAGGTTCGGCCATCCGGCTCCCGTTCCCGGACAACGTCGAGGTTGA
- a CDS encoding SAM-dependent methyltransferase yields MNQHEDRGEETPLGSTPPPREEVRTDLPNAARMYDYYLGGSTNFAADREAAEAGSAAMPHAREYARANRAFLQRAVTFLAENGIDQFIDLGSGIPTVGNVHEVAGQFNQRARVAYVDHEPVAVAHAQRLLNDLSGVTMTLADIRDPEAVLSAPGVAGLLDFDRPVGLLAVAVLPFVPDQDEAHEVLATYRGVCAPGSHLVLSHISALSATPQQVAAAEEVMARTPTPVRWRAPNEIEELLDGFSPVDPGLVPLPLWRPDSTVTEDEVNIANAYGAVGRLDG; encoded by the coding sequence ATGAACCAGCACGAGGACCGTGGCGAGGAGACGCCTCTCGGTTCAACTCCCCCACCTCGCGAAGAGGTTCGAACCGACCTGCCGAACGCCGCGCGGATGTACGACTACTACCTCGGGGGATCCACGAACTTCGCGGCGGACAGGGAGGCCGCCGAAGCCGGTTCCGCGGCGATGCCGCACGCACGCGAATACGCGCGGGCGAACCGCGCGTTCCTGCAGCGGGCGGTCACCTTCCTCGCCGAGAACGGCATCGACCAGTTCATCGATCTCGGCTCGGGCATCCCGACCGTCGGGAACGTGCACGAGGTGGCCGGACAGTTCAACCAGCGGGCCAGGGTGGCATACGTCGACCACGAACCGGTTGCCGTGGCGCACGCCCAGCGCCTGCTGAACGACCTGTCCGGAGTCACGATGACGCTCGCCGACATCCGCGATCCGGAGGCGGTGTTGTCCGCACCCGGCGTGGCGGGGCTGCTGGACTTCGACCGCCCCGTCGGCCTGCTGGCCGTTGCGGTGCTGCCCTTCGTCCCCGACCAGGACGAGGCGCACGAGGTGCTGGCGACGTATCGCGGGGTCTGCGCTCCCGGAAGCCACCTCGTGCTGTCCCACATTTCCGCTCTGTCCGCGACTCCTCAGCAGGTGGCCGCGGCCGAAGAGGTCATGGCCCGCACCCCCACCCCGGTCAGATGGCGAGCTCCGAACGAGATCGAGGAGCTCCTGGATGGATTCTCGCCGGTGGACCCCGGTCTGGTTCCCCTCCCACTGTGGCGGCCCGATTCCACGGTGACCGAGGACGAGGTGAACATCGCCAACGCCTACGGAGCTGTCGGCCGTCTCGATGGGTGA
- a CDS encoding HNH endonuclease family protein, whose translation MRQLVTTLTTALSAVALIAVSTGTATAYPPTPPDQTTARQQLAELTVRSEGSMNGYDRDRFPHWSNQSGNCDTRETVLKRDGSGVSVGNDCYPTAGSWYSVYDQQWVQDPSEVHIDHMVPLAESWRSGTADWSDSEREAFANDLDSQQLIAVSGTSNTDKSDSDPAEWKPANTGYHCIYARGWINVKHAWGLSTDSAEKTALSNMLDNC comes from the coding sequence GTGCGGCAGCTCGTCACCACTCTCACCACCGCGCTCTCCGCGGTGGCTCTGATCGCCGTTTCGACGGGAACGGCCACAGCTTATCCACCCACCCCACCGGACCAGACCACCGCGCGCCAGCAACTGGCCGAACTCACGGTGCGTTCCGAGGGGTCCATGAACGGTTACGACAGGGACCGGTTCCCCCACTGGTCGAATCAGTCCGGGAACTGCGACACCCGCGAGACCGTGCTGAAACGGGACGGCAGCGGGGTGAGCGTCGGAAACGACTGCTACCCGACCGCGGGGAGCTGGTACAGCGTCTACGACCAGCAGTGGGTTCAGGACCCCAGTGAGGTGCACATCGACCACATGGTCCCGTTAGCGGAGTCCTGGAGGTCGGGAACGGCGGACTGGAGCGACTCCGAACGCGAGGCCTTCGCCAACGACCTGGACAGCCAACAGCTGATCGCGGTGTCCGGGACATCCAACACGGACAAGAGTGACTCCGACCCCGCCGAGTGGAAACCGGCGAACACCGGCTACCACTGCATTTACGCGCGTGGCTGGATCAACGTCAAACACGCGTGGGGGCTGAGCACGGACTCGGCCGAGAAGACCGCGCTGTCGAACATGCTCGACAACTGCTGA